A stretch of DNA from Allomeiothermus silvanus DSM 9946:
CCAGCTCGCGCGTGCCCGGCACTTCCCGGCCATCAACTGGGCCCGTTCGTACTCCTTGTTCTTGAATATCCTCGAGCCCTGGTACCGCCAGAACGTGGCCCCTGACTACCCCGAGCTGCGCACCCAGCTCATCACCATCCTTCAGCGGGAAGCCGACTTGCAGCAGGTGGTGCAGCTGGTGGGGCCGGATGCCTTGCAAGATGCCGAGCGCCTCACGCTGGAGGTGGGCCGCATTGCCCGCGAGGACTTCTTACAACAAAACGGTTTCGATCCGGTGGACGCCAGTTGTTCGATGAGCAAGGCCTACGGCATGATGCAGATGATCGTAAACCTGTACAAGACCGCCGAGGCCGCGTTGCAGCGTGGAGCTACCATCGCGGACTTCCTCTCCGACCCGGTGATCGAAAAGATGGGCCGGGCCCGCTACGTCCCCGAGGCCGAGTTCCCCGCCTATAAAGCTGAGTTCGACAAGGCGCTCGAGGGCGCTTTCAAGGTGAAGGCCTAAGGAGGTAAGGAATGCTGAAGAAAGAATACAGCGCCGTCACCTACGTCTCGGGACCGCTTTTGTTCCTCGAGGGGGCCCAGGATCTGGCTTATGGAGCCATCGTCAACATCACCGACGGCTCAGGCCGGGTGCGGGGCGGTCAGGTGATCGAAGTATCCGACCAGTACACGGTGCTCCAGGTGTTCGAGGAGACCAGTGGGCTCGACCTTGCCAACACCAAGGTCAGCTTGGTGGAAGACGTGGCCCGCTTGGGCGTCTCCAAGGAGATGGTGGGCCGGGCTTTCAACGGGATCGGGCGCCCTATTGACGGCCTGCCCCCAGTGGTGGCCGAGAAGCGCCTGCCCATTAACGGCTCTCCCATCAACCCAGTGTCGCGCGAGAAGCCGGAGGAGTTCATCCAGACCGGCGTCTCGGCCATCGATATGAACATGACGTTGGTGCGTGGGCAGAAGCTTCCCATCTTCTCTGGCTCGGGTCTACCCCATAACGAACTGGCCGCTCAGATCGCCCGTCAAGCCAAAGTATTGGGCCAGGGTGAGGGTTTCGCGGTGGTGTTTGCGGCAATGGGTATTACCCAGCGCGAGGTGAGCTACTTCCTCCAGGAGTTTGAGCGCACCGGGGCGTTGGCCCGCAGCGTGCTCTTCCTCAACAAAGCCGACGACCCCACCGTAGAGCGCCTGCTGACCCCACGCATGGCCCTCACCGCCGCTGAGTACCTGGCTTTCGAGCACGACTACCACGTGCTGGTGATCCTCACCGACATGACCAATTACTGTGAGGCCTTGCGCGAGATCGGCGGGGCCCGCGAGGAGATCCCCGGTCGCCGCGGTTACCCCGGCTACATGTACACCGACCTGGCCTCAATTTACGAGCGGGCCGGAGTGGTGCACGGCAAGAAGGGTTCGGTCACCCAGATCCCCATCCTCTC
This window harbors:
- a CDS encoding V-type ATP synthase subunit B gives rise to the protein MLKKEYSAVTYVSGPLLFLEGAQDLAYGAIVNITDGSGRVRGGQVIEVSDQYTVLQVFEETSGLDLANTKVSLVEDVARLGVSKEMVGRAFNGIGRPIDGLPPVVAEKRLPINGSPINPVSREKPEEFIQTGVSAIDMNMTLVRGQKLPIFSGSGLPHNELAAQIARQAKVLGQGEGFAVVFAAMGITQREVSYFLQEFERTGALARSVLFLNKADDPTVERLLTPRMALTAAEYLAFEHDYHVLVILTDMTNYCEALREIGGAREEIPGRRGYPGYMYTDLASIYERAGVVHGKKGSVTQIPILSMPGDDITHPIPDLTGYITEGQIFIARELAQQGIYPPINVQPSLSRLMNNGIGKGKTRADHKELADQLFSSYARGVNLRRLVAITGEDALTEIDKKYLRFAENFERKFINQGQKDRSIEETLNIGWALLSDFPPSELKRIRREYIDQYYQKTGKLEELVGA